The following is a genomic window from Streptomyces lincolnensis.
CGGAGGGCGTACGGGCCCTTCGTGTGCCGGTGGGAGTTCGTCAGCAGTTCCACAGCCAGGAGCTCCGCGGTGGGTGTCAGCTCGGGCATGTCATGAGCGGCGAGGATCAGGCGTAGGGCGCCCCTGGCGACACCCGGTGCGCGGGGATCGTGCGGGAGGTGCAGGGTGTAGTTCCAGGACGGGGATACGGTGGCCATCGGAAGTCTCCGGTCACTGAGGGGAGTTGGGATCTTGCGTACGGTGCCTGGTGTCTCTGCCGCGGCGTCCCACGGTGCGCTTCCAGGCGGGGCCCTTGAGAACGAAGATAGAGGTCTCGCAAAGGAGCTTTGCGAGATTTCGAAGAATCTCAGGACTTTCTCCCTCATGTGGGTGACACAGGCCATGGGCACCCGGTAGGAGGAAGTGCCATGACAGCAAGGCCCGCTCCGACGGCACGCCGCATCCGGCTCGCGACTGAGCTGCGCAAACTCCGTGAACGTGCTGGTCTGAGTTCGACCGAGGCCGCACGGCTTCTCGGCACCAGCTCGGGTCAACTCAGCAACGTCGAGTCGGCCCGGTTCGGGGTGAGCCCCGACCGTGTCCGAGCGATGGCCAACGTCTATTCCTGCACCAATCAGCCGTACATCGACGCCCTAGTCGGCATGGCGGGTGAGAAGGCCCGCGGCTGGTGGTGGGATGCGTACCGCGAGGTCCTGCCGTCAGGGCTGCTGACGCTCGCCGAGCTGGAGCACCACGCGACGGCCATCCGTACCGCGTTCACCGCGCACATCCCCGGCATGCTCCAGACCACCGAGCACGCGCGGGAGATCTTCAGCCAGGCGATCCCGGCTCCCACCCCGCCGGAAGTGGAGCACCGTGTCTCGCACCGCATCAAACGCCAGGACGTCCTGTACCGGGAGAACCCCAATCCGTACAGCACCGTCATCCATGAGGCAGCCCTGCACATGCGGGTCGGTGGCCGACAGGTGGCGCGCGAACAGCTCCACCACCTGGTCGACATGAGCGAGCGGGAGCACATCACCCTTCGGGTACTTCCCTATGAAGTCGGGGCATTCCCCGGGTCGGGCCAATCCATCAACTATCTGTGCGGTGGCGTACCGGAGTTGGACACCGTTCAGCTGGACCAGTTCCACGGCCCCGTACTTCTGGACGCCGAGGCGCATTTGGAGAAGTACCGGCGCCTCCTGGACGTTGTCGAAGCAGCGGCTCTCGGCCCTGCGAAATCCCGGGACCTGATCCGTTCCATCGCTCAGAACCTGTGAAGGAGCCCGTATGTCCACTCCCCTCTGGCAGAAGTCGTCCTACTGCCAAGAAGGCGAAGCCTGCGTCCACATATCCAGCCCCGCCCCCTCCCCCACCACCATCCACCTCACCGAAAGCGCCGACCCGACCGCAGCAGTTCTCAGCGCCACCCCCATCGCCTTCAGCGCTCTGCTCGACGTACTGAAGGCGGCCGACCGTCCTCAGACGCCGTGATCATCCCGCCCCGTCGAGTCCCGCCACCAGCGCGTCCAGACACGCCTGCCAGCCCCGGGAGGCGCTCTCCGCGGTCGACGGATCGGTCAGGACATGGGTGAGGACGAGCAGACAGCCGGAGCCCTCGTCGCTGAGCTCGATCCTGAGGTGGTCGTCGAACTCCCGCTCCTTGCCGTCCGGGTCGTGCTCGTCGAAGGCGAAGAGTCGCGGCGGGTCGTAGTGGGTGACGGTGGCCGTGTAGGTCGTGCCCTCGCCGTCGTCGAAGGTGATCCGGCCGCCGGCCCGTGGCTCCAGCAACGTCACCCGCAACGGATACCACTGGCTCAGCTGCCGGGGATCGGTGACGGCCGCCCAGACCTTGTCCCGGCTGTGCTTCAGGTGACGTTCGCAGCGCAAAGCGGGGCGGCCGTCGATGGTGACGGTGCTGGTCTCGCTCATCGCAATCACGGCTCCTCGGCCGCCTGAGGCGGCTGTTCCTCGGGGATGTCGGGCATCGTTTCGAGATGCTGTTCCAGCAGGTCCAGGCGTTCGGTCCACAGGCGGCGATACGGCGCGAGCCAGGCGTCCAGATCGGCCAACGGCTCCGGGCGGAGCTCGTACCAGCGGCGCTGCGCCTCGGCCCGCACCGTGACGAGCCCGGCGTCGCGCAGCACCCGCAGGTGCTTGGACACCCGCGGCTGGCTCATCTCCAGCTCCTGGGCCATCTCCCCCACGAGCCACGGGCGCCCGAGCAGCAGCCCGAGCATCCGCCGCCGGGTGGGGTCGGCCAGCACATCGAACGGCAGGGACACACCCTGAATGTATCCGACTGGTTATATAACTGCAACGGCATGTAGCCGGTCGACCGGCCACGGGCCTCCGGGCTACCGCTTGCGGCCTGCCTCGATCGCGCAGACGGCTGTCAGGCAGGCGGCTGCCGCGGCCATCGAGCCGTAGAGGGCCCCGTCAAGGAGCGGACTGTTCGCGCCCTCCACCGTGCCGTCCTGATGCCTGCACGACTTCTCGAAGGGGAAGCTGCCGGTGTGCAGATCACCGCAGCGACTGGCCAGGTCCTCGTTGAGCACGCTCGCCCTGACCCAGGAGAGCCCCCATACGAGGAAGAAGATCCCGACGAAGACGCACACGGCTCCCCACAGCCGGTTCAGTCGGGCATCGCGCACGTCTGCTCCTGTCATGCGGCGGAGCGTACCGCGCGGCCCCGACCGACCTGGCTGAGCGTTTCGCCCTGACATCTGTCAGGGACCGTCGGCACCGGTGGCCCTCTAGGTTGCGGTGCGCACCGCCTCTGTCGGTCCGTCCACCGCTCCCCCCACAGGAGGAACCGAACCCATGCGTACCAAGCGCTCACTTCTCGGCGCGGTCGGCACCATGACCCTCGTGCTGGCCTCCGTCCTCGCGTCCGGTACGGCTCAGGCGGCGTCCTCCGCCGCCTCCGCCGTCGCCCCGACGATCTCACCGGCCGCCGATTCGCGGCTGGTGCCCGCCGGCAGTCACATCACCTGCGACACGGGGAACTTCTGCGCCGGCGTGTGGGACCCCACGGTCAACCAGTGGCGGGTCTTCTTCCTCTACCACTGCAACCGCTACCACCTCTCGAACTGGCAGGGCACGGGCGAGGTCGTGAACAGCCAGACCGACAACGCCCAGGCGACGACCTACGGCCAGAACGGCAACGTGATCCAGACCTTCCCGGTCAGCACCGACGCGCCCGACGTGGACTGGGACCCGGTCTGGTCGATCCGCAACTGCTGAGCCGTCCGAAGAGCCGCTGGGCCGTTCTACTCGTCGCTGTCGAACGCCATGTGCAGGTGGTCCCTGTGCGCCCGGTCCGTGAAGAAGACCTCGCCGCCCCTGCCCAGCAGCCGCGGGCCGCCCACCCGGTACGCCCCCGCCCTCGCCGCCGCTCGCATGAAGCCGTCGATCAGGGCGTGCGGGGTGGTGGGGTCGCTCACCGGTCGGCCGTTCACCGCCCAGACGTCGAAGGCGCGCATGCGGGTGTGGTCGCTGAGGCGGCTCGTGCCGAAGACGTTCCGCGGGTGGCCCGTGTGGACGACGCTGACGTCGATGTCGTAGGACTCGGCGAGGGTGAGCAGGGCCCGGAGCGGGGCGGGGTGCAGGTGGCCGGCGCGGATGTCGGCGTCGGCGGCGGGCGGGAGGTGGATGTGGTCGTGGGTGACGGTCCGCCGGATCAGGGCGCCGGGGCGGGCGAGGGGGCGCCCGGGGCGGGAGGGGTGGAGGTCGCACACCTGCCAGCCGGAGGGCGCGCGGGTCAGGCGTACGTCGACCGTGGCGCCGCCGTCCTCGACGGAGCCGTCGGCCGCCCGCCGCCACTGCCGTAGCGGGACCAGGACGCTGGCGTGGTCGCCGGCCAGGCCGCCGTACTGGGCGGCGATCACCCGGACCGTGGCCTCGGGGGCGGGGGTGAGCAGCGGGGCGGCCCTGGCGACGAGATGCGCCGCCCCGGCGGGGGGTACGCCCCGGTTCCGGGCCCGCTCCCGCGCGGGGCCAGGCCCTTGCTGTCCCCGGGGCCAGGTGCCGAGGGCCTCCAGGAGCCGTACCGCCGCGCCCTTGGCCCGCGGCTCGACCTCCGTGCGGGCGAGGGGCCACGGGGAGGGGGCGGGGAGCGGGGGCTCCGGGGGGATCGTGGGGGTTCCCCGGGGCCCGCGTGAGGGCGCGGGGGTGTCGGATGACGACGCACCGGCGCTCGCCGTCGCCCCCGGCTCACCGCCGCCACCGAGGCCACGGTCCGTGTGATCGCCGCCGTCCGACGTGCAGCCAGCCGCGCCGAATCCGGCAGCGGCGGCGGCCAACAGCAGGGTGCGCCTGGCTGGTTCGGTCACCCTCCAGGGTCGCGCCGGGGGCGCCGGAGCTGTCAAGGAGGGGCTACGGCACCATCGACAGCAGCACCCGCACCGGACCACGAGCGCCACGCACACCCCAGAAGCACGGGCAAGCCCACACCCCGGGCGTACACCCGAGCGCACCCCCAGGAGGCCCGCCCATGTCCCGTCGAGCCGAGCAGAAGTACCGGATCGCCACCGCCTTCCAGCGCCGGTTCAATCCGCTCCTGCGCCGCCTGCCCCTCCAGACCGTGCTGGAGACCACGGGCCGCACGTCCGGGCTGCCGCGCCGGACCCCGCTGGGCGGGCGGCGCGTCGGGGACTCCTTCTGGCTGGTCTCGGAGTTCGGCGAGCGGTCGCAGTACGTCCGCAACATCCAGGCCGATCCGAGGGTGAGGGTGCGCATCAACGGGCGGTGGCACACCGGTACGGCCCATCTGCTCCCCGACGACGACCCCATCGCCCGTCTGCGCACCCTGCCCCGCTTCAACAGCACGGCGGTACGGGCCATAGGGGCGGGTCTACTGACGGTACGGGTGGACCTGGACGGCCCCCGCCCCTGACGCCGGGGCCGGGGCCGGGGCTCACCCCACCCGCGCGTACACCTCCCGCACCAGCTCGGTCACGGTCTCCGGCACCCGCAGCGTCGGCAGATGGTCGCACTCCGCCGCCCGGACCAGCCGGCAGCCCGGGATCGCCTCCGCCATCGCCTCGTTGCAGCGGATCGTGCGGGGCTCGTCCTGCTCGCCGAGGAGGAGCGCGCAGGGCAGGGACAGTTCGCCGAGGCGGGGGAAGGCGGGCGGTTCCTCGGTGACGTGGCCGTAGGTGGTGAACCAGGCGGGGATCGCGGCCCGGATCAGGGTCGCGGCCTCGGTGTCGGGGGGTGTGCCCGCCGCGCCCCAGACGCGCAGGGAGAGGGCGAAGAGGCCGTCCATGTCACCGGCCTGCGCCAACTCGGCGATCTGTGCGGTCAGTTCCTTGTTCTCCAGCTCGGGGTACCCGGTGACACCCGGCACCAGCAGGACCAGCCCCGCGACCCGCTCCGGCTCGTTCAGCGTCCCGCTGACCGCCGTCGACCCGCCCATGCTCGTCCCGACGAGCACGGCCCGCGCGACCCCGAAGTGGTCCAGGACCGTCTTCAGGTCCCCGGCGGCGGAGTACGACACCGTCGGCGCCGGAGACCGCCCGAACCCCCGGGCGTCGTACCGGATGACCCGCCGCCCCACGGCCAGCGCGGGCAGCACCGGTTCCCACACCCGAGAATCGGCGACCCCGGGATGCAGCAGGACCAGCGGCACCCCCTCCCCGCCCGTGTCGTCCGCCCAGACCTCGCCGCCCTCGACGCGCACCATGGTTTCCATACGGCGAACTGTGCCCGGCCGCCCGCCCGGCCACCAGGAAGCCGTCGGCCAAGCCCTCCGTCCGGCGGCCGGTCCCTCACCCCGGCCACACGATCGCCTGCACCTCGCTGTACGCGTGCAGCGCGTAGGAGCCGACGTCCCGGCCGACTCCGCTCTTCTTGAAGCCGCCGAAGGGGGCCTCCATGTTGCGGCCGACGGTGTTGACGCCGACGCCGCCGGCCCGCAGTTGCCGGGCGACGCGGAAGGCGCGGGCGACGTCGGCGGACCAGACGTAGTCGATGAGGCCGTAGTCGGTGTCGTTGGCCAGTTCCACGCCCTCCTCCTCTTCCTCGAAGGGGAGGACGCAGACGACGGGGCCGAAGATCTCCTCGCGGGTGACCCGCATGTCGGGGGTGCAGTCGGCGAGGAGGGTCGGGGCGATGTAGAAGCCGCTGTCCAGCGCCGGGCGTTCGCCGCCCGCCGCCACCGTGGCGCCTTCCTTGCGGCCCAGTTCGACGTACGACTCCACCCGGTCCCGGTGGGCGGCCGAGATCACCGGGCCGACCACCGTGTCGGGGGCCGAGGGGTCGCCCACCTTCAACCGGCCCGCGTATCCGGCGAGTTGCTCGACCAGGCGGTCGTACACGCCCCGCTGGGCCAGTACCCGGGTCGGTGCGGTGCAGATCTGGCCACTGTAGAAGGAGAAGGTGGTGCCGATACCGGCGACGGCGGAGGCGAGGTCGGCGTCGTCGAAGACGACCGCCGTGCCCTTGCCGCCCAGTTCCAGCAGCTGGC
Proteins encoded in this region:
- a CDS encoding helix-turn-helix domain-containing protein: MTARPAPTARRIRLATELRKLRERAGLSSTEAARLLGTSSGQLSNVESARFGVSPDRVRAMANVYSCTNQPYIDALVGMAGEKARGWWWDAYREVLPSGLLTLAELEHHATAIRTAFTAHIPGMLQTTEHAREIFSQAIPAPTPPEVEHRVSHRIKRQDVLYRENPNPYSTVIHEAALHMRVGGRQVAREQLHHLVDMSEREHITLRVLPYEVGAFPGSGQSINYLCGGVPELDTVQLDQFHGPVLLDAEAHLEKYRRLLDVVEAAALGPAKSRDLIRSIAQNL
- a CDS encoding DUF397 domain-containing protein — protein: MSTPLWQKSSYCQEGEACVHISSPAPSPTTIHLTESADPTAAVLSATPIAFSALLDVLKAADRPQTP
- a CDS encoding SRPBCC family protein; this translates as MSETSTVTIDGRPALRCERHLKHSRDKVWAAVTDPRQLSQWYPLRVTLLEPRAGGRITFDDGEGTTYTATVTHYDPPRLFAFDEHDPDGKEREFDDHLRIELSDEGSGCLLVLTHVLTDPSTAESASRGWQACLDALVAGLDGAG
- a CDS encoding ArsR/SmtB family transcription factor, with the protein product MSLPFDVLADPTRRRMLGLLLGRPWLVGEMAQELEMSQPRVSKHLRVLRDAGLVTVRAEAQRRWYELRPEPLADLDAWLAPYRRLWTERLDLLEQHLETMPDIPEEQPPQAAEEP
- a CDS encoding nitroreductase/quinone reductase family protein; its protein translation is MSRRAEQKYRIATAFQRRFNPLLRRLPLQTVLETTGRTSGLPRRTPLGGRRVGDSFWLVSEFGERSQYVRNIQADPRVRVRINGRWHTGTAHLLPDDDPIARLRTLPRFNSTAVRAIGAGLLTVRVDLDGPRP
- a CDS encoding alpha/beta fold hydrolase, with product METMVRVEGGEVWADDTGGEGVPLVLLHPGVADSRVWEPVLPALAVGRRVIRYDARGFGRSPAPTVSYSAAGDLKTVLDHFGVARAVLVGTSMGGSTAVSGTLNEPERVAGLVLLVPGVTGYPELENKELTAQIAELAQAGDMDGLFALSLRVWGAAGTPPDTEAATLIRAAIPAWFTTYGHVTEEPPAFPRLGELSLPCALLLGEQDEPRTIRCNEAMAEAIPGCRLVRAAECDHLPTLRVPETVTELVREVYARVG